In a genomic window of Pedobacter sp. KBS0701:
- a CDS encoding IPT/TIG domain-containing protein, with product MKTNNDVKTLRWQIHWILLALIALSLTQCKQEKLQQEDGYDPSKEVMITDFYPRQGGVGNNLIIYGDNFGNDISKIKVTIGGKPAKIIGVKNNSLYCIIPEEAYDGNIKITIVDGNNQQLAKAISKEAFSYTRKLLVSTFLGKYYQVASNFEEKEGPFNDCGAFKGVTWLTLDPKNPNHLYFSADINSCRLIDFEKKYVSYFRTDLDRVSIINWRIDGNQDMIVSHNHSSDTKNGNYIFTRESNFLQKKAIEVYARGVNGTMVHPQNGELYYSRYRAGDIRRYDFNTREDKLVFSNPYSAVAVYMVMHPSGDYAYLIEYEKHFIMRTDYDRATKTFKTPYTICGAAGNAGYADGIGTNARLNSPVQGVFVKNPDYEAAGGDQYDFYFCDKANHAIRTLTPQGRVSTFAGRGNNGTSGYADGDLRTEARFNSPQAITYDETRKCFYVGDTGNWLIRKIAKEE from the coding sequence ATGAAAACAAACAACGATGTTAAAACCTTGCGCTGGCAGATCCATTGGATATTGCTTGCGCTGATTGCACTTTCTTTAACACAGTGTAAACAGGAAAAATTGCAGCAAGAGGATGGTTACGATCCCTCTAAAGAAGTGATGATCACTGATTTTTACCCCAGACAGGGCGGTGTAGGCAATAACCTGATTATTTATGGCGATAATTTCGGGAATGATATCTCTAAAATAAAAGTAACCATTGGTGGAAAACCAGCCAAAATTATCGGGGTCAAAAACAATAGCCTTTATTGTATTATTCCGGAGGAAGCTTACGATGGCAATATCAAAATAACCATAGTTGACGGCAACAACCAGCAACTTGCAAAGGCAATCTCAAAAGAAGCCTTTTCTTATACACGAAAACTGCTCGTTTCTACATTTTTAGGTAAATATTATCAGGTGGCTTCCAATTTTGAAGAAAAAGAGGGGCCGTTTAATGATTGTGGCGCCTTTAAAGGAGTCACCTGGCTTACACTCGATCCAAAAAATCCAAATCACCTCTATTTTTCAGCAGATATTAACAGTTGCCGTTTGATCGATTTCGAAAAAAAATATGTAAGTTATTTCAGAACAGACCTGGACAGGGTATCCATCATCAATTGGAGAATTGATGGCAACCAGGACATGATTGTTTCGCACAACCACTCCAGCGATACCAAAAACGGCAATTACATATTTACCCGTGAATCCAATTTTCTGCAAAAGAAAGCAATTGAAGTTTATGCCCGTGGGGTAAACGGCACTATGGTGCACCCGCAAAACGGGGAACTATATTATTCCAGGTATCGGGCAGGCGATATCCGAAGGTACGATTTTAATACCAGGGAGGATAAACTGGTATTTTCTAACCCTTATAGTGCCGTAGCCGTTTATATGGTGATGCACCCCTCGGGCGATTACGCCTATCTGATTGAATATGAAAAGCATTTTATTATGCGTACCGATTATGATCGTGCTACAAAAACCTTCAAAACACCTTATACCATTTGCGGGGCTGCGGGTAATGCGGGTTATGCCGATGGTATTGGTACCAATGCCAGGTTAAATAGCCCTGTACAAGGCGTTTTTGTTAAAAATCCTGACTATGAAGCTGCGGGAGGAGACCAGTACGATTTCTATTTCTGCGATAAGGCCAACCATGCCATCCGCACCTTAACACCGCAAGGAAGGGTAAGTACCTTTGCCGGGCGTGGCAATAATGGTACAAGCGGTTATGCCGATGGTGATTTACGTACCGAAGCCCGTTTTAATAGTCCACAGGCCATTACCTATGATGAAACCAGGAAGTGTTTTTACGTCGGCGATACTGGCAACTGGCTTATCCGCAAAATAGCTAAAGAAGAATAA